In Halorubellus sp. JP-L1, one DNA window encodes the following:
- a CDS encoding PQQ-binding-like beta-propeller repeat protein, whose amino-acid sequence MSDTDLTRRRLLCAGASLGGLGTAGCLRLTSDSTDATRDEEEPTTNSTRDEGAPSASDDTQTVETTEESTQQQVVELSLSQQWKPALGGDVAKSTAESFFLIESDEDGCRVDRVDTNGKSLFTVTAGGLNYMEQEQLAIGDSQLYFGGYDEAEGESSVSTGRLYCCSTTDPGETPKWEMTVDGEVIFVDAAPNLCVVGTNSYDVHYEGENQGRVYGVDPTDGTVMWQNETFDAAFIEGVERVDEGVVVGTSNRVILLDPDTGDEMAELSESGVFGGGMTLSDGVLYTSDRSDRAISVESGETLWETTELPETVDRTDCLVARDHDQVVFGTRTGRVVSLDSETGALRWKQTMPAKVTTPPKRWRGFAVVVDDSKAVRAFDLNNEGAAVESASTKPTPFCFVGDTAFFGGLDNTGYTVGVE is encoded by the coding sequence ATGTCCGACACGGATCTGACACGTCGGAGGTTGCTGTGTGCGGGTGCATCTCTCGGTGGACTCGGAACGGCGGGCTGCTTACGACTGACGAGCGATTCGACGGATGCAACGCGTGATGAGGAAGAGCCGACGACGAACTCGACGCGTGATGAAGGGGCCCCATCGGCGAGCGACGACACGCAGACGGTCGAGACAACCGAGGAATCGACCCAGCAACAGGTGGTCGAACTGTCGCTGAGCCAGCAGTGGAAGCCGGCACTCGGGGGCGACGTCGCGAAATCGACGGCCGAGTCGTTCTTCCTGATCGAGTCGGACGAGGACGGCTGTCGAGTCGACAGGGTCGACACGAACGGCAAGTCACTGTTTACCGTAACGGCAGGTGGGCTCAATTACATGGAGCAGGAGCAACTGGCAATCGGTGACTCGCAGTTATACTTCGGCGGCTATGACGAAGCCGAAGGAGAGAGTTCCGTCTCGACGGGGAGACTGTACTGTTGCTCGACGACCGATCCAGGCGAGACGCCAAAGTGGGAAATGACGGTAGACGGAGAGGTGATTTTCGTGGACGCCGCTCCCAACCTCTGTGTGGTGGGAACGAACTCGTACGACGTGCACTACGAGGGCGAGAACCAAGGGCGAGTCTACGGCGTCGACCCCACGGACGGGACGGTGATGTGGCAGAACGAAACGTTCGATGCTGCATTCATCGAGGGAGTGGAGCGCGTAGACGAAGGCGTCGTCGTGGGAACGTCCAACCGAGTCATCTTGTTGGACCCTGATACCGGGGACGAGATGGCCGAACTCAGCGAAAGTGGTGTCTTCGGCGGCGGCATGACACTCTCGGATGGAGTACTCTACACGTCTGACCGCTCGGACCGTGCGATTTCGGTCGAGTCGGGCGAGACGCTGTGGGAGACCACCGAGCTTCCCGAGACTGTCGATCGAACCGATTGCCTCGTCGCCCGGGACCACGACCAGGTGGTCTTCGGAACACGCACGGGCCGGGTCGTGAGCCTCGACAGCGAGACCGGTGCGCTCCGCTGGAAGCAGACGATGCCAGCGAAGGTCACCACGCCACCGAAACGGTGGCGGGGCTTCGCAGTCGTCGTCGACGACTCGAAGGCGGTTCGCGCGTTCGATCTGAACAACGAAGGCGCTGCGGTCGAATCAGCGTCAACGAAGCCCACTCCCTTCTGCTTCGTCGGAGACACTGCCTTCTTCGGTGGACTCGACAACACCGGGTACACCGTCGGCGTCGAGTGA
- a CDS encoding acc operon protein, with the protein MTEDKPGSAAAADESGDASTDVASLLSALSIPADADDAEAAAIAAAVGAHLSDLERAAAAEGEATSWAGERWTFAGRVRGLQGREARVPDRAPRDPWTASARTDRF; encoded by the coding sequence ATGACCGAGGACAAGCCAGGATCCGCGGCTGCGGCCGACGAGTCCGGGGATGCGTCGACGGACGTGGCGTCGCTGCTGTCGGCGCTGTCGATCCCGGCGGACGCGGACGACGCGGAGGCGGCGGCGATCGCGGCGGCCGTCGGTGCGCACCTCTCGGACCTCGAACGGGCGGCGGCTGCGGAGGGCGAGGCGACGTCCTGGGCGGGCGAGCGCTGGACGTTCGCCGGCCGCGTCCGCGGCCTCCAGGGCCGCGAAGCGCGCGTCCCCGACCGCGCGCCGCGGGACCCGTGGACGGCGAGCGCGCGCACCGACCGGTTCTGA
- a CDS encoding acyl-CoA carboxylase subunit beta, which translates to MEDRIEELEEMREEALLGGGEDRIESQHEKGKMTARERIEYFLDDGTFHEFDQLRTHNAHNFGMEEKQILGDGVVTGYGDVDGRKVFVFAHDFTVFGGSLGEVFAEKVTKVMDMAMEVGAPIVGLNDSAGARIQEGVKSLAGFTDIFHRNQQASGVVPQISAIMGPCAGGAVYSPSITDFIFMVDETSHMYITGPGVIKTVTGEEVTQEELGGAGTHTSKTGVAQFHCDDEEDALDRIKRLLSYLPQNNVEDPPRVEPWDDPERRPTELNDIVPESPQKPYDVTDVISSTVDEGSFMEVAENFAKNIVVGFGRLDGHSVGIVANQPRVNAGTLTVDASMKGSRFVRFCDSFNIPIVTLVDVPGYMPGTEQEHRGIIRHGAKLLYAFSEATVPLLTVITRKAYGGAYCVMASKNLGADVNYAWPTAEIAVMGPQGAVNILYREELAEAENPDELRDELIEEYREEFANPYTATDKGFLDDVIEPVETRARLIDDLEMLKTKRESQPDKKHGNIPL; encoded by the coding sequence ATGGAGGACCGCATCGAGGAACTCGAGGAAATGCGCGAGGAGGCGCTGCTCGGCGGTGGCGAGGACCGCATCGAGTCCCAGCACGAGAAGGGGAAGATGACGGCTCGCGAGCGCATCGAGTACTTCCTCGACGACGGGACGTTCCACGAGTTCGACCAACTCCGCACGCACAACGCCCACAACTTCGGGATGGAGGAAAAGCAGATCCTCGGCGACGGCGTCGTGACGGGCTACGGCGACGTCGACGGCCGGAAGGTGTTCGTGTTCGCGCACGACTTCACGGTGTTCGGCGGGAGCCTCGGCGAGGTGTTCGCGGAGAAGGTGACGAAGGTGATGGACATGGCGATGGAGGTCGGTGCGCCCATCGTCGGCCTCAACGACTCCGCGGGCGCCCGCATCCAGGAGGGCGTGAAGTCACTCGCGGGGTTCACGGACATCTTCCACCGGAACCAGCAGGCCAGCGGCGTCGTCCCGCAGATCTCCGCGATCATGGGGCCGTGCGCCGGCGGGGCGGTGTACTCGCCGTCGATTACGGACTTCATCTTCATGGTCGACGAGACCAGCCACATGTACATCACTGGCCCCGGCGTGATCAAGACGGTCACCGGCGAGGAGGTCACGCAGGAGGAACTCGGTGGTGCGGGGACGCACACGTCGAAGACGGGCGTCGCGCAGTTCCACTGCGACGACGAGGAGGACGCGCTCGACCGCATCAAGCGCCTCCTCTCCTATCTCCCGCAGAACAACGTCGAGGACCCGCCGCGCGTCGAGCCGTGGGACGACCCGGAACGTCGCCCGACGGAACTCAACGACATCGTCCCGGAGAGCCCCCAGAAGCCCTACGACGTGACGGACGTCATCTCGTCGACGGTCGACGAGGGGTCGTTCATGGAGGTCGCGGAGAACTTCGCGAAGAACATCGTCGTCGGGTTCGGTCGCCTCGACGGGCACTCGGTGGGGATCGTCGCGAACCAGCCGCGCGTGAACGCCGGCACGCTGACGGTGGACGCGTCCATGAAGGGATCGCGGTTCGTGCGGTTCTGTGACTCGTTCAACATCCCGATCGTGACGCTCGTGGACGTCCCCGGGTACATGCCGGGGACCGAGCAGGAGCACCGCGGGATCATCCGGCACGGCGCGAAGCTCCTGTACGCGTTCAGCGAGGCGACCGTCCCGCTCTTGACGGTCATCACGCGGAAGGCGTACGGTGGCGCGTACTGCGTGATGGCGTCGAAGAACCTCGGCGCGGACGTGAACTACGCGTGGCCGACGGCCGAGATCGCCGTGATGGGGCCGCAGGGCGCGGTGAACATCCTCTACCGGGAGGAGCTCGCGGAGGCGGAGAACCCCGACGAGCTCCGGGACGAGCTCATCGAGGAGTACCGCGAGGAGTTCGCGAACCCCTACACGGCGACGGACAAGGGGTTCCTCGACGACGTCATCGAGCCGGTGGAGACGCGTGCGCGCCTCATCGACGACCTGGAGATGCTGAAGACCAAGCGGGAGAGCCAGCCGGACAAGAAGCACGGCAACATCCCCCTGTAG
- a CDS encoding sodium-dependent transporter, protein MARESWTGRIGFVLAAVGSAVGLGNLWRFPWMTAENGGSAFLVVYLGIVLAVGVPGLLAEFVLGRRSRKSPVGALRELSGSRNWGHVGLLSVVAGVVLLSFYSVVGGWILRYLVASPTGAYFDAPGAYFDSIAYGPEAAAFHVAFLAATAGVVYGGVRDGIERATTVMMPVIAIVLVGMAAWASGLAGAGDAYAFYLAFDLATIQENAVDVALAAAGQALFTLSVGAGTMITYASYVGEDRSLPADATMVAVLNTGLGVLAGLVVFPLLFSTPGVDVATSGPGALFVGVATAFATLPYGTLLAVGFFAVVALAALSSSISMLEIVVAYLVDERDLDRKRATTGVAAVVLVTGAASAFSPSLFSALAGPVVDVVLTTGLLAFVVFAAWVVGADAVEEFATGTRYTTGLGDAWRVLIGVALPPFLLFTLGVGLLDAAGVDAPTWQVAVAAVVVAAALVAGVARRRPSGPAEH, encoded by the coding sequence ATGGCACGTGAATCCTGGACGGGTCGCATCGGATTCGTTCTCGCCGCCGTGGGGAGTGCGGTCGGCCTCGGGAACCTCTGGCGGTTCCCGTGGATGACAGCGGAGAACGGCGGGAGCGCGTTCCTCGTCGTCTACCTCGGTATCGTCCTCGCGGTCGGCGTCCCCGGACTCCTCGCGGAGTTCGTCCTCGGGCGTCGGTCGCGCAAGAGCCCCGTCGGCGCGCTTCGAGAGCTCTCCGGGTCGCGGAACTGGGGGCACGTCGGCCTCCTGAGCGTCGTCGCCGGCGTCGTCCTCCTCTCGTTCTACAGCGTCGTCGGCGGATGGATCCTCCGGTACCTCGTCGCGTCACCGACCGGCGCGTACTTCGACGCCCCCGGCGCGTACTTCGACTCGATCGCGTACGGCCCCGAGGCCGCCGCGTTCCACGTCGCGTTCCTCGCGGCGACCGCGGGCGTCGTCTACGGCGGCGTCCGCGACGGCATCGAGCGCGCCACGACCGTCATGATGCCCGTCATCGCGATCGTCCTCGTCGGGATGGCAGCGTGGGCGAGCGGCCTCGCCGGCGCCGGCGACGCCTACGCGTTCTACCTCGCGTTCGACCTCGCGACCATCCAGGAGAACGCCGTCGACGTCGCCCTCGCCGCCGCCGGACAGGCGCTGTTCACGCTCTCCGTCGGCGCGGGCACGATGATCACGTACGCGAGCTACGTCGGCGAGGACCGCTCGCTCCCCGCCGACGCAACCATGGTCGCCGTCCTGAACACCGGTCTCGGCGTGCTCGCCGGCCTCGTCGTGTTCCCGCTCCTGTTCTCGACGCCCGGCGTGGACGTCGCGACGAGCGGCCCCGGCGCGCTGTTCGTCGGCGTCGCCACCGCGTTCGCGACCCTCCCCTACGGCACGCTGCTGGCCGTCGGGTTCTTCGCGGTCGTCGCGCTCGCCGCGCTCTCCTCCTCGATCAGCATGCTCGAGATCGTCGTCGCGTACCTCGTCGACGAACGCGACCTCGACCGGAAGCGCGCGACAACCGGCGTGGCGGCGGTCGTGCTCGTCACCGGAGCCGCGAGTGCGTTCTCGCCGTCGCTTTTCAGTGCACTCGCCGGTCCCGTCGTCGACGTCGTCCTCACGACGGGCCTGCTCGCGTTCGTCGTGTTCGCGGCGTGGGTCGTCGGCGCGGACGCCGTCGAGGAGTTCGCTACCGGAACGCGGTACACGACGGGGCTCGGGGACGCCTGGCGCGTACTCATCGGCGTCGCGCTCCCGCCGTTCCTCCTGTTCACGCTCGGCGTCGGGCTCCTCGACGCGGCGGGCGTCGACGCGCCGACGTGGCAGGTCGCCGTCGCTGCCGTCGTCGTCGCCGCAGCCCTCGTCGCCGGCGTCGCCCGCCGACGGCCGAGCGGACCCGCCGAGCACTGA
- a CDS encoding sodium-dependent transporter, giving the protein MAERETWSSRVGFILAAVGSAVGLGNIWQFPFQAANNGGAAFLVVYLAAVFLIGFPALLAEFVVGRNTEKNPVDAFREYAGGSWGVVGGAGVFVAFWILSFYSVVGGWVLRYAGGSLTGAYFGDPSAYFDSIAVGPGALALHFVFMALVVGIVALGVEDGIELGTKVMVPSIVVILVALAAWASTLPGVADGYAYYLDPDLGTLAANLPDVLPNAVGQAFFTLSLGMGAMVTYASYLGDDDSLPADGAIIVVLNTVVGVLAGLVVFPVLAAEGIGFDTAGTGAVFESMAAAFATLPAGGVLGLLFFLVLLLAALSSAISLLEVVVAYVVENTSRDRKPVATVLGAGIFLLGAPTAWGFSFNGVGALDWYNVLAYNLFLPLVGLGVAVVVGWTQGARSTRELARGSGGSETLGLAWLWALRTVVVLALTVTLVLGVKTILVTAGVLDPAVLSSMPVVVALAVAIAVVLVGGARRVAGHGV; this is encoded by the coding sequence ATGGCGGAGAGAGAAACGTGGAGTAGCCGCGTCGGGTTCATCCTCGCCGCGGTCGGGAGCGCAGTCGGCCTCGGGAACATCTGGCAGTTCCCGTTCCAGGCCGCGAACAACGGCGGGGCCGCGTTCCTCGTCGTCTACCTCGCCGCCGTCTTCCTGATCGGGTTCCCCGCGCTGCTCGCGGAGTTCGTCGTCGGCCGCAACACCGAGAAGAATCCCGTGGACGCGTTCCGCGAGTACGCCGGTGGCTCGTGGGGCGTCGTCGGCGGCGCCGGCGTCTTCGTCGCGTTCTGGATCCTCTCGTTCTACAGCGTCGTCGGCGGGTGGGTGCTCCGGTACGCCGGAGGGAGTCTCACGGGCGCGTACTTCGGGGACCCGTCGGCGTACTTCGACTCGATCGCGGTCGGTCCGGGCGCGCTCGCGCTGCACTTCGTGTTCATGGCGCTCGTCGTCGGCATCGTCGCGCTCGGCGTCGAGGACGGCATCGAGCTCGGAACGAAGGTGATGGTGCCGAGCATCGTCGTCATCCTCGTCGCGCTCGCCGCGTGGGCGAGCACGCTCCCGGGCGTCGCCGACGGGTACGCGTACTACCTCGATCCCGACCTCGGGACGCTCGCGGCGAACCTCCCGGACGTCCTCCCGAACGCCGTCGGGCAGGCGTTCTTCACGCTCAGCCTCGGGATGGGTGCGATGGTGACGTACGCGAGCTACCTCGGCGACGACGACTCGCTGCCCGCGGACGGCGCCATTATCGTCGTCCTGAACACGGTCGTCGGCGTGCTCGCTGGCCTCGTCGTCTTCCCCGTCCTCGCCGCGGAGGGCATCGGGTTCGACACCGCGGGCACCGGCGCGGTTTTCGAGTCGATGGCGGCCGCGTTCGCGACCCTCCCCGCCGGCGGCGTCCTCGGGCTGTTGTTCTTCCTCGTCCTCCTGCTCGCCGCGCTCTCCTCTGCGATCTCGCTCCTCGAGGTCGTCGTTGCGTACGTCGTCGAGAACACCAGTCGCGACCGCAAGCCGGTCGCCACCGTCCTCGGCGCCGGGATCTTCCTGCTCGGTGCCCCGACCGCCTGGGGATTCTCGTTCAACGGCGTCGGCGCGCTCGACTGGTACAACGTTCTCGCGTACAACCTCTTCCTCCCGCTCGTCGGTCTCGGCGTCGCCGTCGTCGTCGGCTGGACGCAGGGCGCGCGTTCGACTCGCGAACTCGCGCGCGGCTCCGGCGGGAGCGAGACGCTCGGGCTCGCGTGGCTGTGGGCGCTCCGTACCGTCGTCGTGCTCGCGCTCACCGTCACGCTCGTCCTCGGCGTCAAGACCATCCTCGTGACCGCCGGCGTCCTCGACCCGGCGGTCCTGTCGTCGATGCCGGTCGTCGTCGCCCTCGCCGTCGCCATCGCGGTCGTCCTCGTCGGCGGTGCCCGGCGCGTCGCCGGCCACGGCGTCTGA
- a CDS encoding histidine kinase N-terminal 7TM domain-containing protein, translating to MIDGLLPFVYTASAVLTGGLAVLTWRNQHSDGSRALTGILAGITFWLVAIVAAETTTALAPRLQWAAITFLGTGLTVAFLFLFALRYAGYVDVLAGRRALVLAVHPVAIALLALTSQGSGVELFGVGGHELLYEYVDMAAYDDGSIEWAWGFWVHVAYAYVLVAASSVLILKTTLTSNDTYRWQSVTVGIAILVPWLADVVEFLLFENVNGLLALGFGVSGILLALSVHRFELSNVTPVARPVVMEAVADGVLVVGAHGRIVDLNSRARDLLDLDEDALGADAFTVLPGAFDAFEDPETAPTRERVTYDSRTLEVETTPFGDDDETGRVFVVRDVTEQHAYRTELERKTERLDRFASVVSHDLRNPLSVAKGYADIAEETGDPDAFAEVHAAHDRMESLIEDVLLMAREGETSTDPEPVALADLAERAWATVDTANATLDASAADGAILHADPDRTVQLFENLFRNSVEHGGPDVAVSVGVLDDAGFYVADDGTGIDPDVRDDLFETGVTGGDGTGLGLAIVDRIADAHGWTVTATDGTDGGARFEFRGVDTDPNTPDAGPGAPDADRTADDAVST from the coding sequence ATGATAGACGGCTTGCTGCCGTTCGTCTACACCGCGTCGGCGGTGCTGACGGGCGGACTCGCCGTTCTCACCTGGCGGAATCAGCACAGCGACGGGTCGCGAGCGCTCACCGGAATCCTCGCCGGGATCACGTTCTGGCTGGTCGCCATCGTCGCGGCCGAGACGACGACGGCGCTCGCTCCGAGACTCCAGTGGGCGGCCATCACGTTCCTCGGGACCGGGCTCACCGTCGCCTTCCTGTTCCTGTTCGCGCTCCGGTACGCCGGGTACGTGGACGTCCTCGCGGGGCGACGCGCGCTCGTCCTCGCCGTCCATCCCGTCGCGATCGCGCTCCTCGCACTCACGAGCCAGGGCTCGGGCGTCGAACTGTTCGGCGTCGGCGGGCACGAACTCCTCTACGAGTACGTCGACATGGCCGCGTACGACGACGGCAGCATCGAGTGGGCGTGGGGGTTCTGGGTTCACGTCGCGTACGCGTACGTCCTCGTCGCCGCGAGCTCCGTCCTCATCCTCAAGACGACGCTCACGTCGAACGACACGTACCGCTGGCAGAGCGTGACCGTCGGGATCGCCATCCTCGTCCCGTGGCTCGCGGACGTCGTCGAGTTCCTCCTCTTCGAGAACGTCAACGGCCTGCTCGCGCTCGGATTCGGCGTTTCCGGTATCCTCCTCGCGCTCTCCGTCCATCGCTTCGAACTGTCGAACGTCACGCCCGTCGCACGCCCCGTCGTGATGGAGGCCGTCGCCGACGGCGTCCTCGTCGTCGGCGCCCACGGCCGCATCGTCGACCTGAACAGTCGCGCACGCGACCTCCTCGACCTCGACGAGGACGCGCTCGGTGCGGACGCATTCACGGTTCTCCCTGGCGCATTCGACGCGTTCGAGGACCCCGAGACGGCACCCACGCGAGAGCGCGTCACGTACGACTCGCGGACGCTCGAGGTGGAGACGACGCCGTTCGGCGACGACGACGAGACCGGGCGCGTGTTCGTCGTCCGCGACGTCACCGAACAGCACGCGTACCGGACGGAGCTCGAGCGGAAGACCGAGCGCCTCGACCGGTTCGCGAGCGTCGTCAGCCACGACCTCCGGAACCCGCTCTCGGTCGCGAAGGGGTACGCCGACATCGCCGAAGAGACCGGGGACCCGGACGCGTTCGCGGAAGTGCACGCGGCCCACGACCGCATGGAGTCGCTCATCGAGGACGTCCTCCTGATGGCGCGCGAAGGCGAGACGTCGACCGACCCGGAACCCGTCGCGCTCGCGGACCTCGCCGAGCGCGCGTGGGCGACCGTCGACACCGCGAACGCGACGCTCGACGCGTCGGCCGCCGACGGCGCCATCCTACACGCGGACCCGGACCGGACCGTCCAGCTGTTCGAGAACCTCTTCCGGAATTCGGTCGAGCACGGGGGGCCGGACGTCGCCGTATCCGTCGGCGTCCTCGACGACGCGGGGTTCTACGTCGCCGACGACGGCACCGGCATCGACCCGGACGTCCGCGACGACCTCTTCGAGACGGGCGTCACGGGCGGCGACGGCACGGGCCTCGGGCTCGCCATCGTCGACCGCATCGCCGACGCCCACGGCTGGACGGTGACCGCGACCGACGGCACCGACGGCGGCGCGCGATTCGAGTTCCGCGGCGTCGACACCGACCCGAACACTCCCGACGCCGGCCCAGGCGCTCCCGACGCCGACCGGACCGCGGACGACGCAGTGTCGACGTGA
- a CDS encoding SDR family oxidoreductase, with the protein MPVEFDFSEQVAVVTGASGALGSAVVDAFRDAGATVAAVDVREPSHEDALLDPDDATAFYQADLTEEDAVADCFESVVADHGRVDVLCNVAGTWRGGDDVADTDVDEFEFLFDVNLKSMFLASKHAVPHLRETEGAIVSISSRSSLEGGEGDGPYRASKAGVRTLTETIAEEELGDVRANAVMPSVLDTPMNREMMEASDDWVDPADVADVICFLASDAASVTSGAAVPVYGEA; encoded by the coding sequence ATGCCAGTCGAGTTCGACTTCAGCGAGCAGGTCGCGGTCGTGACCGGTGCGTCGGGCGCGCTCGGGAGTGCGGTCGTGGACGCGTTCCGGGACGCGGGCGCGACCGTCGCGGCCGTGGACGTGCGCGAGCCGAGTCACGAGGACGCCCTCTTGGACCCGGACGACGCAACGGCGTTCTACCAGGCGGACCTGACCGAGGAGGACGCCGTCGCGGACTGCTTCGAGTCGGTCGTCGCGGACCACGGGCGCGTCGACGTGCTCTGTAACGTCGCGGGGACGTGGCGCGGTGGCGACGACGTCGCGGACACGGACGTCGACGAGTTCGAGTTCCTGTTCGACGTCAATCTCAAGTCGATGTTCCTCGCGAGCAAGCACGCCGTCCCCCACCTCCGCGAGACCGAGGGCGCGATCGTCTCGATCTCGTCGCGGTCGTCCCTGGAGGGCGGCGAGGGCGACGGCCCGTATCGGGCGTCGAAGGCGGGCGTCAGGACGCTCACGGAGACGATCGCCGAGGAGGAACTCGGCGACGTGCGCGCGAACGCCGTCATGCCGAGCGTGCTCGACACGCCGATGAACCGCGAGATGATGGAGGCGAGCGACGATTGGGTGGATCCCGCGGACGTCGCGGACGTCATCTGTTTCCTGGCGTCGGACGCGGCGTCCGTGACGAGTGGCGCGGCCGTCCCCGTCTACGGCGAAGCCTGA
- a CDS encoding helix-turn-helix domain-containing protein — translation MKSLHVRIRHTADTINPMHRFVCESPAVDREVLVEGKTDGDVRTLLFYVDGDREAYEGTLAERGDVLEYDVTPDGPDAFFLYVRARNDDAERDLLGAFEQDTVVVAGPVVFHPDMTMELTVVGRAADLQAVVESLPAAMDVDVTRVGEYAGWDERGLTDRQREALQAAWRVGYYEVPRDDGVEAVAAEMDCAVSTASDLLRRAESTLVANALDAP, via the coding sequence GTGAAGTCCCTGCACGTGCGCATCCGGCACACCGCGGACACGATCAATCCGATGCATCGGTTCGTCTGCGAGTCGCCCGCGGTGGACCGCGAGGTGCTCGTGGAGGGGAAGACCGACGGCGACGTCCGCACGCTCCTGTTCTACGTCGATGGCGACCGCGAGGCGTACGAGGGGACGCTCGCGGAGCGCGGTGACGTCCTCGAGTACGACGTGACGCCGGACGGCCCGGACGCGTTCTTCCTCTACGTTCGAGCGCGGAACGACGACGCCGAGCGCGACCTGCTCGGGGCGTTCGAGCAGGACACCGTCGTCGTCGCCGGCCCCGTCGTCTTCCACCCGGACATGACGATGGAGCTCACGGTCGTCGGGCGCGCCGCGGACCTCCAGGCGGTCGTCGAGTCCCTCCCCGCGGCGATGGACGTGGACGTGACGCGCGTCGGCGAGTACGCCGGCTGGGACGAGCGCGGGTTGACGGACCGCCAGCGCGAGGCGTTGCAGGCGGCGTGGCGCGTCGGCTACTACGAGGTGCCGCGGGACGACGGCGTCGAGGCGGTGGCCGCGGAGATGGACTGCGCGGTATCGACGGCGTCGGACCTCCTGCGCAGGGCGGAGTCGACGCTCGTCGCGAACGCGCTCGACGCGCCCTGA
- a CDS encoding class I SAM-dependent methyltransferase, with translation MECTDESPTVDARDDPTLANQDDLRAALAAAGLDLGDGAAAADGPDTAADGPDTAADDRHRGQELYDWWSRHPRVYAALIDLAEPLFDVAFDALDASPGEVVCDLGCGHGRNFQRLATAVACERPDADTSSGAVVGVDYSEGMVARARDRVRDHGWEHVHVARADATETVGPDDAYDAVFTTFALHTMHDPEAVLENVHDALAPGGRFVALDGGGLRAPGTRWLNPLFERVLALTVSHHVGADTLAATRSVFDDVTVVDTFDAGSGYVLHARKESDA, from the coding sequence ATGGAGTGCACCGACGAGTCGCCGACCGTCGACGCACGCGACGACCCGACGCTCGCGAACCAGGACGACCTCCGGGCCGCGCTCGCGGCCGCCGGACTCGACCTCGGCGATGGCGCCGCCGCCGCGGACGGCCCAGATACCGCCGCAGACGGTCCAGATACCGCCGCGGACGACCGCCACCGCGGCCAGGAGCTGTACGACTGGTGGAGTCGACACCCGCGCGTCTACGCGGCCCTGATCGACCTCGCCGAACCGCTGTTCGACGTCGCCTTCGACGCGCTCGACGCGAGCCCCGGCGAGGTCGTCTGCGACCTCGGCTGCGGGCACGGCCGGAACTTCCAGCGGCTCGCGACCGCCGTCGCGTGCGAACGCCCCGACGCGGATACATCGAGTGGCGCCGTCGTCGGCGTGGACTACAGCGAGGGCATGGTCGCTCGCGCCCGCGACCGCGTACGCGACCACGGCTGGGAGCACGTCCACGTCGCCCGCGCCGACGCCACCGAGACCGTCGGCCCCGACGACGCGTACGACGCCGTCTTCACGACGTTCGCGCTCCACACGATGCACGACCCCGAGGCCGTCCTGGAGAACGTCCACGACGCGCTCGCCCCCGGCGGCCGCTTCGTCGCGCTCGACGGCGGCGGCCTCCGCGCTCCCGGCACCCGCTGGCTCAACCCCCTCTTCGAGCGCGTCCTCGCACTGACCGTCAGCCACCACGTCGGCGCCGACACGCTCGCCGCCACCCGCAGCGTCTTCGACGACGTCACCGTCGTCGACACGTTCGACGCCGGCAGCGGCTACGTCCTCCACGCGAGAAAAGAATCCGACGCCTGA